From the genome of Papaver somniferum cultivar HN1 chromosome 2, ASM357369v1, whole genome shotgun sequence, one region includes:
- the LOC113351924 gene encoding uncharacterized protein LOC113351924 has protein sequence MDKSWMCTDRTRKRYVDGVAAFLRYAVNHLMKEGEPYDEFLMLCLCMDCLNHFACSVGDVEHHLFLNGIDQTYTTWTKHGEEDEETSNRPVNFNNDMHTESKYFGMETLIDAPNEDFGIPTDAPDTIDMMQAAEEFAYDPTKFKNLLEDAEKPLYERCPNFTKFSAIVQLFKLKSKHGASDMFFNELLPLLKDMLTEEGNSMVRSTYQAKKILKSMGSGYTKIHTCINNCILYRNEYKDEKVCPTCKASRWKVDRDGKVYENVPSKCVGKKTQSIRLDDSNKNVYVGYKIFLPYDHPFRRQKKEFGGEQEWETAPIPMTGKEIYEEVKRIQKSWGKKGKNTEAEDVQATPGKGGKMKRIKKTKIKRTRKISKELDKSGEEEEGKDATYWSKYNIWQRLLRYWRYNDVQHCIDFMHVEKNVGQSLIGTLLHNGNTKDGLNSRLDLVRLGLKPELQPKTDDKGTILPATCYTLTTEEKDIFLETLSELRVSEGYCSNFSTLVNQKERKLIGLKSHDYHMLMQQFFPVAIRSIMPTPGSEIMWSGFLSMDVSFWKVIVEVEESVDASKIGDKGKGTLRGEKSSGSPLKKRKVRSPSRSNALPNESSEK, from the exons ATGGATAAATCCTGGATGTGTACTGATAGAACGAGAAAACGTTATGTAGACGGAGTCGCGGCGTTTCTGCGATATGCTGTCAaccatctcatgaaggagggtgaACCATATGATGAGTTTCTTATGTTGTGTCTATGTATGGATTGTTTGAATCACTTCGCATGCTCAGTTGGCGATGTAGAACATCATTTATTCTTAAATGGAATCGATCAAACGTATACTACTTGGACTAAGCATGGGGAAGAGGATGAGGAAACTAGTAATAGGCCGGTTAACTTCAACAATGATATGCACACTGAATCTAAATATTTTGGAATGGAAACTCTCATTGATGCTCCAAACGAAGATTTTGGAATTCCCACTGATGCTCCAGACACTATAGATATGATGCAGGCTGCAGAAGAGTTTGCATATGATCCTACAAAGTTTAAAAATTTACTTGAAGATGCTGAAAAGCCCTTATACGAACGATGCCCCAACTTCACAAAGTTTTCTgccattgtgcagctgttcaagTTGAAGAGTAAGCACGGTGCATCTGACATGTTTTTTAATGAACTATTACCCTTGTTAAAAGACATGCTTACGGAAGAAGGTAATTCAATGGTGAGGAGTACATATCAGGCCAAGAAAATATTGAAATCAATGGGTTCAGGCTACACAAAGATACATACATGTATCAACAACTGCATTCTTTATAGGAACGAGTACAAGGATGAAAAAGTGTGTCCTACTTGTAAAGCATCCAGATGGAAAGTTGACAGGGACGGTAAAGTGTATGAGAATGTTCCATCAAAG TGTGTCGGAAAAAAAACTCAGAGTATTAGACTTGatgactcaaacaagaatgttTATGTAGGTTATAAAATATTTCTACCGTATGATCATCCATTTAGAAGGCAGAAGAAGGAATTTGGCGGAGAACAAGAGTGGGAGACTGCTCCAATACCAATGACTGGGAAAGAAATATATGAGGAGGTAAAGCGCATACAGAAATCATGGGGAAAGAAGGGGAAGAATACTGAAGCGGAAGACGTGCAGGCTACACCTGGaaaaggtggaaagatgaagcgcATCAAAAAAACGAAGATTAAGCGCACCAGAAAAATTTCAAAGGAACTCGACAAGTCTGGTGAGGAAGAGGAAGGCAAGGACGCCACTTACTGGAGCAAGTATAATATATGGCAACGACTACTTAGATATTGGCGTTATAATGATGTCCAACATTGTATTGActtcatgcacgtcgaaaagaatgtggGCCAAAGTCTTATTGGAACGCTGTTGCACAAcgggaatacaaaagatggattaaACTCCAGACTGGATTTGGTGCGTTTAGGGTTAAAACCAGAGTTGCAACCTAAGACAGATGACAAAGGAACGATACTTCCCGCAACATGTTATACATTAACCACGGAAGAAAAGGACATATTCTTGGAGACACTATCCGAGTTAAGAGTTTCAGAAGGGTATTGTTCGAATTTTTCCACCCTTGTGAACCAAAAAGAGCGTAAGCTGATCGGACTTAAATCTCATGATTATCATatgcttatgcaacaattttttccCGTCGCAATTCGATCAATTATGCCTACACCT ggaagtgaaaTTATGTGGTCCGGTtttctttcgatggatgtatcctttTGGAAG gttattgttgaagtagaagaGTCTGTTGATGCttcgaagattggtgataagggtaaaggtactcttcgcggGGAAAAATCAAGTGGTTCTCctctaaagaaaagaaaagttcgttctccttcTCGTTCAAATGCtcttcctaacgaaagttctgaaaaatga